The following are from one region of the Amycolatopsis sp. QT-25 genome:
- a CDS encoding DUF3662 and FHA domain-containing protein, whose protein sequence is MGRVERFDRRLENLVGNTFARMFGGNVVTQEVAVALERESEENVRELAGGRQLAPNHYIVSLGQADHERMAGDERRVTSVLAEAVKEHLAEHGWDTYGDVVVSLERNEALHTGQFKTRSSVDPDVKPHGAEGSSRSARPSNAGDPAMSQPPGYGQYDQGDPYGQQGQYGYGQQAGQQQPGYDQGYGGQQQGGYDQGYGGGAQQPGYDQYGGQQQPGGYDQGYGGAQQPGYDQYGGQQQPGYDQGYGGGAAQQPGYDQYGGQQQPGYDQGYGGGAAQPGYDQYGGQQQAGYDQYGGGQQQYGQPAADPYAQGGGYGGQPAAGRQLAASLQLDDGSNRSYSLKQGGNVVGRGQDADFRLPDTGVSRRHLEITWDGQSATLADIGSTNGTTVNGTPVQTWQLADGDVIRVGHSSLVFRTQG, encoded by the coding sequence GTGGGCCGCGTCGAACGCTTTGATAGGCGGCTCGAGAACCTCGTGGGCAATACCTTCGCGCGCATGTTCGGTGGCAATGTCGTCACGCAGGAAGTGGCGGTGGCGCTTGAGCGCGAGAGCGAGGAGAACGTTCGTGAGCTGGCCGGTGGTCGACAGCTCGCCCCCAACCACTACATCGTGTCGTTGGGGCAGGCTGATCACGAACGCATGGCCGGAGACGAGCGTCGGGTCACTTCGGTGTTGGCGGAGGCGGTCAAGGAACACCTCGCCGAGCACGGATGGGACACCTATGGTGACGTCGTAGTTTCGCTCGAGCGCAACGAGGCGCTGCATACTGGACAGTTCAAGACCCGTTCGTCCGTCGATCCCGACGTCAAGCCCCACGGCGCCGAAGGTTCGTCACGGTCGGCACGACCCAGCAACGCAGGAGACCCAGCAATGAGCCAGCCCCCCGGCTACGGCCAATACGACCAGGGTGACCCGTACGGCCAGCAGGGCCAGTACGGCTACGGACAGCAGGCTGGCCAGCAGCAGCCCGGGTACGACCAGGGTTATGGCGGCCAGCAGCAGGGCGGCTACGACCAGGGTTACGGCGGCGGCGCTCAGCAGCCCGGATACGACCAATACGGCGGCCAGCAGCAGCCCGGCGGCTACGACCAGGGCTATGGCGGCGCTCAGCAGCCTGGCTACGACCAGTACGGCGGCCAGCAGCAGCCGGGTTACGACCAGGGCTATGGCGGCGGCGCCGCGCAGCAGCCGGGTTACGACCAGTACGGCGGCCAGCAGCAGCCCGGGTACGACCAGGGTTACGGCGGCGGCGCCGCGCAGCCCGGGTACGACCAGTACGGCGGCCAGCAGCAGGCCGGCTACGACCAGTACGGCGGCGGCCAGCAGCAGTACGGCCAGCCCGCGGCGGATCCGTACGCGCAGGGTGGCGGCTACGGCGGCCAGCCCGCGGCCGGCCGTCAGCTCGCGGCAAGCCTCCAGCTGGACGACGGATCGAACCGCTCGTATTCCCTGAAGCAGGGCGGAAACGTCGTGGGCCGTGGCCAGGACGCCGATTTCCGGCTCCCGGACACCGGTGTCTCGCGTCGTCACCTGGAGATCACCTGGGACGGCCAGAGCGCGACACTCGCGGACATCGGTTCGACCAACGGCACGACCGTCAACGGCACCCCGGTGCAGACCTGGCAGCTGGCCGACGGCGACGTGATCCGCGTGGGCCACTCGTCTCTCGTGTTCCGTACGCAGGGCTGA
- a CDS encoding XRE family transcriptional regulator: MSGIGDVLETLRRARGLTQTDLCAEAEITQAALSRYENDQRMPEDDVLDRLARSLGVSKRFSTRDHAVRGALAVNAHMRRQRTTKASAWRKLEARLNAYRLHVSVLFEDVSMRAEQFVPTFDPIDTTPVQAALMVRAQWRLPVGPVRHLVRWLEAAGCVILEEDFGTSRIDGLSQWIGDHPVLLVNSAAPVDRKRLTLAHELGHLVLHNGIATEDPEREANEFAAEFLMPAHVIKPDFRPVTLGHLRDLKRVWGVSMQALFERAHSLKQVSATDRTSFYKSMNARGWKTTEPDGDLLAPELPRLITAIGDTLRAKGLSDGEIAELAGFSEDSADNPFARPVRRLQAV, encoded by the coding sequence GTGAGCGGAATCGGCGATGTGCTTGAAACACTTCGCCGCGCCCGCGGACTGACGCAAACGGATCTGTGTGCCGAGGCCGAGATCACGCAGGCAGCGCTGTCCCGGTACGAGAACGATCAACGGATGCCTGAAGACGACGTGCTGGACAGGCTCGCGCGGTCATTGGGGGTATCGAAACGCTTTTCGACCCGGGACCATGCCGTCCGGGGTGCGCTCGCCGTGAACGCGCACATGAGGCGTCAGCGAACGACCAAGGCTTCCGCGTGGCGGAAGCTCGAAGCGCGATTGAACGCATACCGGCTGCATGTCTCCGTGTTGTTCGAGGACGTGTCGATGAGGGCGGAGCAGTTCGTACCCACGTTCGATCCCATCGACACGACGCCGGTACAGGCCGCTCTGATGGTGCGTGCCCAATGGAGGCTGCCCGTCGGGCCGGTCCGGCATCTGGTCCGGTGGCTCGAGGCGGCCGGCTGCGTGATCCTGGAAGAAGACTTCGGCACCTCCCGTATCGACGGGCTGTCCCAGTGGATCGGCGATCACCCCGTGCTGCTGGTCAACTCGGCCGCTCCGGTCGATCGCAAACGGCTGACCTTGGCGCACGAACTCGGTCATCTCGTGCTCCACAACGGGATCGCGACCGAAGATCCCGAACGAGAAGCCAACGAGTTCGCGGCTGAGTTCTTGATGCCCGCGCACGTGATCAAGCCTGATTTTCGCCCCGTAACGCTCGGGCACTTACGTGACCTGAAGCGTGTCTGGGGGGTTTCGATGCAAGCGCTGTTCGAGCGCGCTCACTCCCTCAAGCAGGTTTCGGCGACAGATCGAACGAGCTTCTACAAGTCGATGAACGCTCGCGGATGGAAGACGACGGAACCGGACGGTGATCTCTTGGCGCCCGAGCTTCCGCGACTGATCACCGCGATCGGCGATACGTTGCGAGCCAAAGGACTCTCTGACGGAGAGATCGCCGAGTTGGCCGGCTTCTCGGAAGACTCCGCGGACAACCCGTTCGCGCGGCCAGTGCGACGATTGCAGGCCGTGTGA
- a CDS encoding FKBP-type peptidyl-prolyl cis-trans isomerase, translating to MSSQKPQIDRPEGPAPSELQTTDISVGDGQEAKAGDNVTVHYVGVSHSTGEQFDASWDRGEPLRFGLGAGQVIPGWDQGVAGMKVGGRRKLTIPPHLAYGERGAGGVIKPNETLIFVVDLVGVN from the coding sequence ATGTCTTCGCAGAAGCCTCAGATCGACCGCCCCGAGGGGCCCGCACCCTCCGAGCTGCAGACGACCGACATCTCCGTCGGCGACGGCCAGGAGGCCAAGGCCGGCGACAACGTCACGGTGCACTACGTCGGCGTCTCGCACTCGACCGGCGAACAGTTCGACGCGTCGTGGGACCGCGGCGAGCCGCTTCGCTTCGGCCTCGGCGCCGGTCAGGTCATCCCCGGCTGGGACCAGGGTGTCGCCGGGATGAAGGTCGGTGGCCGTCGCAAGCTGACCATCCCGCCGCACCTGGCCTACGGCGAACGCGGAGCCGGCGGCGTCATCAAGCCGAACGAGACCCTGATCTTCGTCGTCGACCTGGTCGGCGTGAACTGA
- a CDS encoding penicillin acylase family protein produces MRRGRRVWTTLAGLTLVAGIVPAPQANAAEPQNSVVAAALDDYCGGQCADILPPGTKGNATLAEILAHKALGTRPAHSADQLGKYASLADGYRTLTTDKINQFFNDASFGVRSGQVESTIKPRPDVTITRDKATGVPRVVGTTRPGTMYGAGYAAAQDRLWLMDIMRRVGRGQLTSFAGGAQGNRELEQSFFSSAPYTEQELQKQIDDVAASGPRGAQGKADAEAYVQGVNKYIADAHGGRYFPGEYVLTGHVDAITNAGTIEPFKLTDLVVLAAVVGAQFGAGGGGEVQNAIAKLAMQEKYGLEQGDKVWKSLRSEDDPETVKTLHNGQTFDYGKAPSNPQGAAMPDKGSVTGQQLVFDPTGSAGTATPAKVDVPAPEEQKAVRGIFDDGVLPGNMLSEKHGMSNALVVSGAKTASGHPVAVFGPQAGYFAPQLLMLQELQGPGISARGASFAGVSMYVLLGRGKDYSWSATSAAQDITDTYAVELCEQNGSAPTKNSNFYRFRGQCLPFEIVERKNAWKPTIADGTAAGSYTLRSFRTEYGPVTSRALVGGKPVAYASLRSTFQHEIDTIIGFQKFNDPDAIKSAQDFQAAAADVNQTYNWFYADSRDVAYFNSGSNPVRNPTVDPAMPVKGDAGFDWQGWNPDGNLANYTPSSQHPQSINQDYYISWNNAQANGYAASGADKSSVHRGDLIDARVKKLISSGTKVTRVNLTQAMEEAALADLRAEKVLPELFKVIDKAPVTGPAADAVAKLKTWLAAGGLRSETAPGSKAYANADAIRIMDAWWPLLVNAQFKPGMGDAAYAAMVGVLKINESPSGWQNEVPGKHVGQGHAGSSYQSGWWGYVHKDIRSVLGRNVAGPLAAKYCGGGDVDTCRQVLLDSLTQAAVQPANTVYPGDGDCAAGDQWCADTIIHRALGGITQDKMSTQNRPTFQQVVEFPAKRGDDITNLAAGRSVSATSHETGWYDSPPSHAIDVDLSTRWASGWSDHQSITVDLGAVQRVSRVVLHWESAYGKAYQVQTSSDGTNWRDVASIVDGNGGRDNIAFETVDARHVRMAGVQRGTKYGYSLYEFEVYAH; encoded by the coding sequence ATGCGACGAGGCAGACGGGTCTGGACGACGCTGGCGGGGCTGACGCTGGTGGCGGGTATCGTACCGGCACCGCAGGCGAACGCGGCGGAACCACAAAACTCCGTGGTCGCGGCGGCACTCGACGACTATTGCGGCGGTCAGTGTGCCGACATCCTGCCGCCGGGCACCAAGGGGAACGCGACGCTCGCCGAGATCCTGGCCCACAAGGCACTCGGCACCCGCCCCGCGCATTCGGCCGATCAGCTCGGCAAATACGCCTCGCTCGCCGACGGCTACCGGACGCTGACCACGGACAAGATCAACCAGTTCTTCAACGACGCCTCCTTCGGCGTCCGGTCCGGTCAGGTCGAGAGCACGATCAAACCGCGTCCGGACGTGACGATCACCCGCGACAAGGCGACCGGCGTTCCCCGCGTCGTCGGCACCACGCGGCCGGGCACGATGTACGGCGCCGGGTACGCCGCCGCGCAGGATCGCCTGTGGCTGATGGACATCATGCGCCGGGTCGGCCGCGGTCAGCTGACTTCGTTCGCCGGTGGTGCCCAGGGCAACCGCGAACTCGAGCAGAGTTTCTTCTCGTCGGCGCCGTACACCGAACAGGAACTGCAGAAGCAGATCGACGACGTCGCGGCCAGTGGCCCGCGTGGCGCCCAAGGCAAGGCCGACGCCGAGGCGTACGTCCAAGGCGTCAACAAGTACATCGCCGACGCGCACGGCGGCCGCTACTTCCCCGGCGAGTACGTGCTCACCGGGCACGTCGACGCGATCACGAACGCGGGGACCATCGAGCCGTTCAAGCTGACCGACCTCGTCGTCCTGGCCGCCGTCGTCGGTGCGCAATTCGGCGCGGGCGGTGGTGGCGAGGTGCAGAACGCCATCGCGAAGCTGGCGATGCAGGAAAAGTACGGCCTCGAACAGGGCGACAAGGTCTGGAAGAGCCTCCGGTCCGAGGACGACCCCGAGACCGTCAAGACTCTCCACAATGGACAGACTTTCGACTACGGCAAGGCGCCGTCGAACCCGCAGGGCGCCGCGATGCCGGACAAGGGTTCGGTCACCGGGCAGCAGCTGGTCTTCGACCCGACCGGGTCCGCCGGGACGGCGACACCCGCCAAGGTGGACGTTCCGGCGCCCGAGGAGCAGAAGGCCGTCCGCGGCATCTTCGACGACGGCGTCCTGCCCGGCAACATGCTGTCGGAGAAGCACGGCATGTCCAACGCGCTGGTGGTCTCCGGTGCCAAGACCGCGAGCGGGCACCCGGTCGCCGTCTTCGGCCCGCAGGCCGGCTACTTCGCGCCGCAATTGCTGATGCTGCAAGAACTCCAAGGCCCGGGCATCAGCGCACGCGGCGCCTCGTTCGCGGGTGTCAGCATGTACGTGCTGCTAGGCCGCGGGAAGGACTACTCGTGGAGCGCGACCTCGGCCGCACAGGACATCACCGACACCTACGCCGTCGAACTGTGCGAGCAGAACGGTTCCGCGCCGACGAAGAACTCGAACTTCTACCGCTTCCGCGGCCAGTGCCTGCCGTTCGAGATCGTCGAACGCAAGAACGCCTGGAAGCCCACCATCGCCGACGGGACCGCCGCGGGTTCGTACACGCTGCGCAGCTTCCGCACCGAGTACGGGCCGGTGACGAGCCGGGCACTGGTCGGCGGCAAACCGGTCGCGTACGCGTCGCTGCGGTCGACGTTCCAGCACGAGATCGACACCATCATCGGTTTCCAGAAGTTCAACGACCCGGACGCGATCAAGTCCGCGCAGGACTTCCAGGCCGCGGCGGCCGACGTCAACCAGACCTACAACTGGTTCTACGCCGACTCCCGTGACGTCGCGTACTTCAATTCCGGCTCGAACCCGGTCCGCAATCCGACCGTCGACCCGGCGATGCCGGTGAAGGGTGACGCCGGATTCGACTGGCAGGGCTGGAATCCCGACGGAAACCTCGCGAACTACACACCGTCGTCGCAGCATCCGCAGTCGATCAACCAGGACTACTACATCAGCTGGAACAACGCGCAGGCGAACGGCTACGCGGCCAGCGGCGCGGACAAGAGTTCCGTGCACCGCGGCGACCTGATCGACGCGCGGGTCAAGAAGCTGATCTCCAGCGGCACCAAGGTGACGCGCGTGAATCTCACGCAGGCCATGGAAGAAGCGGCGCTGGCCGACCTTCGCGCCGAGAAGGTGCTGCCGGAACTGTTCAAGGTGATCGACAAGGCACCGGTGACCGGCCCGGCCGCGGACGCGGTGGCGAAGCTGAAGACCTGGCTCGCGGCGGGCGGCCTGCGTTCGGAGACCGCGCCCGGCAGCAAGGCATACGCGAACGCCGACGCGATCCGCATCATGGACGCCTGGTGGCCGCTGCTGGTGAATGCCCAGTTCAAACCCGGTATGGGCGACGCCGCCTACGCCGCGATGGTCGGCGTGCTGAAGATCAACGAGTCGCCCTCCGGCTGGCAGAACGAGGTGCCCGGCAAGCACGTCGGCCAGGGGCACGCCGGTTCGTCGTACCAGTCCGGCTGGTGGGGCTACGTGCACAAGGACATCCGCTCGGTCCTCGGGCGGAACGTCGCCGGTCCGCTCGCCGCGAAGTACTGCGGTGGCGGCGACGTCGACACGTGCCGTCAGGTGCTGCTCGACTCGCTGACCCAGGCGGCCGTGCAGCCGGCCAACACCGTGTACCCCGGTGACGGCGACTGCGCCGCGGGCGACCAGTGGTGCGCCGACACGATCATCCACCGCGCGCTCGGCGGCATCACGCAGGACAAGATGAGCACGCAGAACCGGCCGACGTTCCAGCAGGTCGTGGAGTTCCCGGCGAAACGCGGTGACGACATCACCAACCTCGCCGCCGGCCGCTCGGTGAGCGCGACCAGCCATGAAACGGGCTGGTACGACTCGCCGCCGTCCCACGCCATCGACGTCGACCTCTCGACGCGCTGGGCGAGCGGCTGGAGCGACCACCAGTCGATCACCGTCGACCTCGGGGCGGTGCAGCGCGTTTCCCGGGTCGTCCTGCACTGGGAATCCGCGTACGGCAAGGCGTACCAGGTGCAGACTTCGTCGGATGGGACGAACTGGCGCGACGTGGCGTCCATAGTGGACGGAAACGGTGGGCGGGACAACATCGCCTTCGAAACCGTGGACGCCCGTCACGTCCGGATGGCCGGTGTCCAGCGCGGCACGAAGTACGGCTACTCCCTCTACGAGTTCGAGGTGTACGCGCATTAG
- a CDS encoding PLP-dependent transferase — translation MDTNDWSPRTLAVAAGRPEGPGEPLNVPIVAASTFDAGADRAYSRENGTPTWEALEAAIGALEGGHATAFASGIATLSAVTDTLPVSAKVCVPTFSYAGSRGLLAHAQRTGRLVVTEIAPDDTAAWVEAADADLLWLESPTNPTLDVIDIETIAAAANGLVAVDNTFATPLGQRPLDLGADIVVHSATKLIGGHSDLLLGLTIAADEGVAKDLRDARTRMGATPGALEAWLALRGLRTLPVRLAEQTRTAALLAARLVDHPAITRVRYPGTGTMIAFELPDAETADKVIGSLRLIRAATSLGGVESLVERRAWLAGDAHVPAGLVRFSVGLEDPEDLWTDLASALG, via the coding sequence GTGGACACGAACGACTGGTCACCCCGCACCCTCGCCGTCGCCGCCGGACGACCGGAGGGCCCCGGCGAACCGCTGAACGTGCCGATCGTCGCGGCGAGCACCTTCGACGCCGGTGCCGACCGCGCGTATTCGCGGGAGAACGGCACCCCGACCTGGGAGGCCCTCGAAGCCGCGATCGGCGCGCTCGAAGGCGGGCACGCCACCGCGTTCGCCTCGGGGATCGCGACGCTCAGCGCCGTCACCGACACCCTGCCGGTCAGCGCGAAGGTCTGCGTCCCGACGTTCTCCTACGCGGGATCACGTGGCCTGCTCGCCCACGCGCAGCGCACCGGCCGCCTGGTGGTGACCGAGATCGCGCCGGACGACACGGCCGCCTGGGTCGAGGCCGCGGACGCAGACCTGCTCTGGCTCGAATCGCCGACCAACCCGACGCTCGACGTCATCGACATCGAGACGATCGCCGCCGCCGCGAACGGCCTGGTCGCCGTGGACAACACGTTCGCCACCCCGCTCGGGCAGCGGCCGCTGGACCTCGGCGCCGACATCGTCGTGCACAGCGCGACGAAACTCATCGGCGGCCACAGCGATCTCCTGCTCGGCCTGACCATCGCGGCCGACGAAGGCGTCGCGAAGGACCTGCGCGACGCGCGCACCAGGATGGGCGCGACGCCGGGAGCGCTCGAAGCGTGGCTGGCCCTGCGCGGGCTGCGCACCCTGCCGGTCCGCCTGGCCGAGCAGACGCGCACGGCCGCGCTCCTGGCGGCGCGGCTGGTCGACCACCCCGCGATCACCCGGGTGCGGTATCCCGGCACCGGCACGATGATCGCGTTCGAACTCCCCGACGCGGAGACCGCGGACAAGGTCATCGGGTCGCTGCGGCTGATCCGCGCGGCCACCAGCCTCGGCGGGGTGGAGAGCCTGGTCGAGCGCCGGGCCTGGCTGGCGGGTGACGCCCACGTGCCCGCCGGGCTCGTCCGGTTCAGCGTCGGGCTCGAAGATCCGGAAGATCTGTGGACGGATCTGGCCTCGGCACTGGGCTAG
- a CDS encoding class F sortase: MSTKFLRRGGRAVAATLILSLALTGCGSDDPAPAAQQAPAESTVPVTKPFSGIRPTNVKIPKIGAESNLIAVAVDKDGKMAVPSAKKPMQAAWYQLSPVPGDVGPAILLGHVDGNKQPGIFFKLKDVNPGDEILVDRSDGKSLKFVVEKKDQVPKDQFPEDAVYGNTDKPQLRLITCGGVFDKEEHSYKDNVIVYANLVA; the protein is encoded by the coding sequence ATGTCGACGAAGTTCCTGAGGCGGGGTGGCCGCGCGGTCGCGGCCACCCTGATCCTTTCCCTCGCACTGACCGGTTGCGGTTCCGACGACCCGGCGCCCGCGGCACAGCAGGCCCCGGCGGAATCGACCGTCCCGGTCACGAAGCCGTTCAGCGGCATCAGGCCGACGAACGTGAAGATCCCCAAGATCGGCGCGGAGTCGAACCTGATCGCCGTCGCGGTCGACAAGGACGGCAAGATGGCCGTCCCTTCGGCGAAGAAGCCGATGCAGGCCGCCTGGTACCAGCTTTCGCCGGTGCCCGGTGACGTCGGCCCGGCGATCCTGCTCGGCCACGTCGACGGCAACAAGCAGCCGGGCATCTTCTTCAAGCTGAAGGACGTCAACCCGGGTGACGAGATCCTCGTCGACCGCAGCGACGGCAAGAGCCTGAAGTTCGTGGTCGAGAAGAAGGACCAGGTCCCCAAGGACCAGTTCCCCGAGGACGCGGTCTACGGCAACACGGACAAGCCGCAGCTGCGGCTGATCACCTGTGGCGGTGTCTTCGACAAGGAAGAGCACAGCTACAAGGACAACGTGATCGTCTACGCGAACCTGGTCGCCTGA
- a CDS encoding patatin-like phospholipase family protein: protein MGDTEKPSTTRRGVGLALSGGGYRAMLFHTGALWRLNELGWLSKLSTVSSVSGGSIAAGVLAHAWPDLEFEHGAANNFYDEVVAPVRNLARTRLDIPVTLLAMAIPWRSAGEELARVYAKHLFGDCCLKDIDPGGPQFVFTATNLQDGALWWFFRQNGPHGNIPLATAVAASSAFPPMLSPVVIQDPHSADRNRKIVLSDAGVYDNLGLDPVEGHATVLVSDAGKRMKVMRRVNRDWGRQLLRVLDVIDNQVRELRRGALLKSYVEKDFRGAYWGTYVDLENFELEDSLNAPVNLTHKLAETPTRLTKLPKVLQERLINWGYAACDAGMRKWVDTEAAAPAGFPFPAAGLG from the coding sequence GTGGGGGATACCGAAAAGCCTTCGACAACCCGCCGGGGTGTGGGCCTCGCGCTGTCCGGCGGCGGCTACCGCGCGATGCTGTTCCACACCGGGGCCCTGTGGCGGCTCAACGAACTCGGCTGGCTGTCGAAGCTCTCGACGGTTTCCAGCGTTTCGGGCGGCTCGATCGCCGCGGGTGTGCTCGCGCACGCTTGGCCGGACCTGGAGTTCGAGCACGGTGCCGCGAACAACTTCTACGACGAGGTCGTCGCGCCGGTGCGGAACCTCGCGCGCACCCGGCTCGACATCCCGGTCACCTTGCTGGCCATGGCGATCCCCTGGCGGAGCGCCGGTGAGGAGCTCGCACGGGTGTACGCGAAACACCTGTTCGGCGACTGCTGCCTGAAAGACATCGACCCCGGCGGCCCGCAGTTCGTCTTCACCGCGACGAACCTCCAGGACGGTGCCCTGTGGTGGTTCTTCCGGCAGAACGGGCCGCACGGGAACATCCCGCTCGCGACCGCGGTGGCCGCGTCTTCGGCGTTCCCGCCGATGCTTTCGCCCGTCGTGATCCAGGACCCGCATTCGGCCGACCGCAACCGCAAGATCGTGCTGAGCGACGCCGGCGTGTACGACAACCTCGGCCTGGACCCGGTCGAAGGGCACGCGACGGTGCTGGTCAGTGACGCGGGCAAGCGGATGAAGGTCATGCGGCGGGTCAACCGGGATTGGGGACGGCAGCTCCTGCGCGTCCTCGACGTGATCGACAACCAGGTGCGCGAGCTGCGGCGCGGCGCCCTGCTCAAGTCCTATGTGGAGAAGGATTTCCGCGGCGCCTACTGGGGGACATACGTCGACCTCGAGAACTTCGAGCTCGAGGATTCGCTCAACGCACCGGTGAATCTCACGCACAAGCTGGCGGAGACGCCGACGCGTCTGACCAAGCTGCCGAAAGTGCTGCAGGAGCGGTTGATCAACTGGGGTTACGCGGCCTGTGACGCCGGGATGCGGAAATGGGTCGACACTGAAGCGGCCGCTCCCGCCGGATTCCCGTTCCCGGCCGCCGGGCTGGGCTGA
- a CDS encoding FadR/GntR family transcriptional regulator has translation MEFEPVAPVHAYQRVVAQIEEAVFSGRMKPGDRLPSERELMVQFDVGRSTVREALRVLQAAEMIRSRPGDPRGPEVLAASPGALHRSMHRLARADHLGLSELLQFRMVLDGSAHLLAAQFRTEDHLAELDTALEAMRVGVTEGFAEFSHADVAFHEAIARATGNPLLVISGEVVRGVVLELIEDKLEHADDRTALMRNWLTHHEEVLGAIRDSDGERASRLAKQALYDNYAEYVPEEQRRLLRPLLA, from the coding sequence ATGGAGTTCGAGCCGGTCGCCCCTGTCCACGCGTACCAGCGTGTCGTCGCCCAAATCGAGGAAGCCGTGTTCAGCGGCCGGATGAAACCCGGCGACCGGCTGCCGAGCGAACGCGAGCTGATGGTGCAGTTCGACGTCGGCCGCTCGACCGTACGTGAGGCACTGCGTGTGCTGCAGGCGGCGGAAATGATCCGCTCGCGGCCCGGCGATCCACGCGGCCCCGAAGTCCTGGCCGCCTCGCCCGGCGCGTTGCACCGGTCGATGCACCGGCTCGCGCGCGCCGACCACCTCGGCCTTTCCGAGCTGTTGCAGTTCCGCATGGTCCTCGACGGTTCCGCACATCTGCTCGCCGCGCAGTTCAGGACCGAGGACCATCTCGCCGAATTGGACACGGCGCTCGAGGCGATGCGCGTGGGCGTCACGGAGGGTTTCGCGGAGTTCTCCCACGCGGACGTCGCGTTCCACGAGGCCATCGCCCGCGCGACCGGGAATCCGCTGCTGGTGATCAGCGGCGAGGTCGTCCGCGGTGTCGTGCTGGAACTCATCGAGGACAAGCTGGAGCACGCCGACGACCGGACGGCCTTGATGCGCAACTGGCTGACGCATCACGAAGAGGTACTGGGGGCGATCCGGGACTCGGACGGCGAACGTGCGTCAAGGCTGGCGAAGCAGGCGCTCTACGACAACTACGCCGAGTATGTCCCCGAGGAGCAACGCCGCCTCTTGCGGCCATTGCTCGCTTGA